In the Fusarium oxysporum f. sp. lycopersici 4287 chromosome 9, whole genome shotgun sequence genome, one interval contains:
- a CDS encoding acid phosphatase produces MSTLEPRPPYSEAEIKNLYPPQLRLQLVQILLRHGERTPITARFTSTGLAPFWPYCSAARRLTSVILDPSATDTHVDPADNPGLTALEWKRRLETFGPDDAPILATGRNGELDAICDMGMLTDRGRETTYNLGQRLRHLYVDQLRFLPEKLAFDTDTAAIYLRATPIPRALESLQQAFYGLYPPSARASGLHPPTILTRSPADETLFPNDGNCRRFAALARAFAQRCADRWNDSDEMAYLTKRLGRWMPEEHPHVAVDSRPRLSGIMDTINATKAHGQATRLPKEFYDREVKRIIEKIGVEEWYAGYKESEEYRTLGIGGLLGDVVSRMVGSAERSTADGEYELALNKKVSATTPQPVRFGMSGCHDTTLAATLASLGAFNEEAWPPFTSHVAIELFRHVNAGATPPPEAPKPTGFLSFFGLGSKGASHAGLPPPGIGRKKTPDLTENEKERLKGYYVRLRYNDRPVTIPGCAPTGKHLDGDESFCTLEAFKEIVDKFTPINWKQQCRANIKDPAFPSKPEPSGY; encoded by the exons ATGTCAACTCTCGAACCCCGACCTCCGTACTCagaagctgagatcaagaaccttTATCCGCCTCAACTACGTCTGCAACTCGTCCAGATTCTTCTCCGTCACGGCGAACGCACACCTATCACCGCTCGCTTCACTTCCACAGGCCTTGCACCTTTCTGGCCATACTGCTCTGCAGCTCGTCGTTTAACCAGCGTCATTCTCGATCCTTCTGCCACCGACACCCATGTCGATCCCGCCGACAACCCAGGCCTTACTGCTCTCGAGTGGAAGCGCCGTCTCGAGACCTTTGGGCCTGATGATGCGCCTATCTTAGCCACTGGCCGCAATGGCGAGCTTGATGCTATCTGCGATATGGGCATGTTGACCGATCGTGGACGAGAAACAACGTATAATCTTGGCCAGCGCCTGCGCCATCTCTACGTCGATCAGCTTCGCTTCTTGCCGGAAAAACTCGCTTTTGACACTGACACAGCTGCCATCTACCTCCGCGCTACACCTATACCCCGCGCTCTTGAATCTCTTCAGCAAGCTTTCTACGGCCTCTACCCTCCCTCAGCTCGCGCCTCTGGCCTTCATCCTCCCACAATCCTTACTCGATCACCTGCTGACGAAACCCTCTTCCCCAATGATGGCAACTGTCGACGCTTCGCTGCTCTCGCACGCGCTTTTGCTCAGCGCTGTGCTGATCGCTGGAACGACTCCGACGAGATGGCATATTTGACAAAACGCCTCGGTCGCTGGATGCCTGAGGAACACCCACACGTTGCTGTGGACTCTCGTCCTCGCCTTAGTGGTATCATGGACACTATCAATGCTACAAAGGCCCACGGTCAAGCCACTCGGTTACCTAAAGAGTTCTACGATCGAGAAGTCAAGCGAATTATTGAGAAGATCGGTGTTGAGGAGTGGTATGCCGGATACAAAGAGAGTGAGGAGTACCGCACTCTAGGCATTGGTGGACTTCTCGGAGACGTTGTCTCTCGTATGGTCGGCAGTGCTGAGCGTTCTACTGCTGATGGCGAGTATGAGCTGgctctcaacaagaaggtATCTGCTACTACACCACAACCTGTACGATTTGGAATGAGCGGTTGTCACGATACCACTCTTGCTGCCACACTCGCCAGCCTCGGCGCCTTCAACGAAGAGGCCTGGCCGCCTTTCACAAGTCACGTCGCGATTGAACTATTCCGTCACGTCAATGCAGGCGCCACACCTCCTCCTGAAGCCCCTAAACCCACTGGCTTCCTGTCCTTCTTCGGCTTGGGTAGTAAAGGAGCCTCCCATGCTGGATTACCACCCCCAGGCATCGGTCGGAAGAAGACTCCAGACCTGACAGAGAACGAAAAGGAGCGCCTGAAGGGTTACTATGTCCGCCTGCGCTACAATGACCGCCCGGTGACTATCCCTGGCTGTGCACCAACAGGCAAGCAtcttgatggtgatgagtcCTTTTGCACTTTG GAGGCCTTCAAGGAGATTGTGGATAAGTTCACACCCATAAACTGGAAACAACAGTGTCGTGCCAATATAAAGGACCCAGCCTTTCCTTCTAAGCCCGAGCCATCGGGATATTAA